In Pseudohongiella acticola, the sequence AAACGGTGCAATGGTATCTGGAGAATCCGCGCTGGTGGCAGCGGGTACTGAGTGGCGACTATCAATTGCAGCGCCTGGGTTCCTGAGCCAGCCCGACAAGCAAGCAACGTAGAAGTGACGTATAATTCGCGTCTTCGAACGAATCAATATCTGACAACCAACCTGTGTTCACACGCGGGACCGCGGCAAGGCCCCGGCTTTAAACGATGTGATGGGAGAAACCATGAGTATGATATATCAAGGCAAGGCAATTACCGTGGAACAACTGGCGTCCGGCATAGCCCGCCTTTGTTTCGATATGCCCCAGTCTCCCGTCAATGTGTTTAATCGTCTGATGCTGGATGATCTGCGCGATGCCATCTCGGCGGTGGCCGCCAGTGAGGCGAGGGGGCTGTTGTGTTGCAGTGCCAAACAGACTTTTCTGGTCGGTGCCGATATCAAGGAGTTCACTGAATATTTTAAGCAGAGCGAGGCGGAGCTGCTGGACTGGTGCGAGCGAACCAACGCAGTGTTCAACGCGGTCGAGGACCTGTCGATTCCCAGCGTGACCGCCATCAATGGCATGGCGTTGGGCGGTGGTCTGGAGATGTGTCTGGCCACGGATTTCCGGGTGGCTGCCGAGTCGGCTGTACTGGGTTTCCCTGAAGTCAATCTGGGCATATGCCCTGGCTTTGGCGGCACCGTGCGGGCGCCGCGCCTGATGGACGCAGATACTGCCATTGACTGGGTACGCAGCGGCAAACCGGTGAAGGCACACCAGGCGTTGACGGATGGCGCCGTCGACTCAGTGGTCAGCGATGACATGCTGGAGGATGCTGCGCTGGAAATGCTGGAACAGGCCATCAGCGGTGAACTGGATGTGGCTGATCGACGCGCCCAGAAAACAGGCGAACTGCCGTTGACTGCCGGAGAGATCAAAAAAGTCTTTACCGAAGGTCTGGCGCGAACCAGAAAAGATGCCGGAGACAACTATCCAGCCGCCGCCACCGCGGTTGAAGCGATGTGGAAAGCCGCTGACAAAAACCGCGCTCTCGCATTGATGCATGAGCACCAGGCGTTTGTGACGCTGGCTCGTGGCACTGTTGCCGGGAACCTGGTGCAGCTTTTCCTGAATGAGCAATTTCTCAAGGGGCGTGCCAAAAAACAGGCGGCCAGCGCACAACCGGTCAGACAGGCAGCCGTCATGGGTGCGGGCATTATGGGGGGTGGCATTGCCTATCAGTCGGCCTTGCGTGGCACGCCCATTATCATGAAAGACATCGCCCAGGAAGGGCTTGATCTGGGGTTGGGGGAAGCCGACAAACTGTTGAACAAACAGGTTGAGCGTGGGCGCATGCAGCGCAGCAAAGCAGACAAGGTGATGAGTGCGATCACGCCTGCGCTTGATTACAGTGGTTTTGACAAAGTCGATATCATCGTGGAAGCGGTCGTAGAAAACCCAAAGGTCAAAAAAATGGTGCTGGCCGAGGTTGAACAACTTGTGCCGGAATCAACGGTACTGACCTCCAATACGTCCACGATCTCGATCAGTCTGCTGGCGCAGGCACTGGCGCGGCCAGAAAATTTCTGTGGCATGCACTTTTTTAACCCTGTGCCGCTGATGCCGTTAGTGGAAGTCATACGCGGCGAAAAAACCGGTGACCTGGCGGTGGCACAGACAGTCGCTTATGCCCTGTCGCTGGGTAAATCGCCGATTGTGGTTAATGACTGCCCCGGGTTCCTGGTCAATCGAATCCTGTTTCCCTATTTTGGCGCGTTTTGTCAATTGCTTCATGATGGTGTTGATTTCCGCATTATCGACAAGGTCATGGAAAACTTCGGTTGGCCCATGGGGCCTGCCTATCTGCTGGATGTGGTGGGGATCGATACCGCATCACATTGTATGGCAGTGATGGCGGAAGGTTTCCCCGATCGCATGACATATGATTTCACCACTGCCATTGATCATCTGTATGAGGCGGGCAGTTATGGTCAGAAAAATGGTAAAGGCTTCTATCAGTA encodes:
- the fadB gene encoding fatty acid oxidation complex subunit alpha FadB, yielding MIYQGKAITVEQLASGIARLCFDMPQSPVNVFNRLMLDDLRDAISAVAASEARGLLCCSAKQTFLVGADIKEFTEYFKQSEAELLDWCERTNAVFNAVEDLSIPSVTAINGMALGGGLEMCLATDFRVAAESAVLGFPEVNLGICPGFGGTVRAPRLMDADTAIDWVRSGKPVKAHQALTDGAVDSVVSDDMLEDAALEMLEQAISGELDVADRRAQKTGELPLTAGEIKKVFTEGLARTRKDAGDNYPAAATAVEAMWKAADKNRALALMHEHQAFVTLARGTVAGNLVQLFLNEQFLKGRAKKQAASAQPVRQAAVMGAGIMGGGIAYQSALRGTPIIMKDIAQEGLDLGLGEADKLLNKQVERGRMQRSKADKVMSAITPALDYSGFDKVDIIVEAVVENPKVKKMVLAEVEQLVPESTVLTSNTSTISISLLAQALARPENFCGMHFFNPVPLMPLVEVIRGEKTGDLAVAQTVAYALSLGKSPIVVNDCPGFLVNRILFPYFGAFCQLLHDGVDFRIIDKVMENFGWPMGPAYLLDVVGIDTASHCMAVMAEGFPDRMTYDFTTAIDHLYEAGSYGQKNGKGFYQYEQSSSGRPVKVFDEAILTTLKPLQRENAGAVSEQAICERMMVALCLEAVRCLEDGIVSSAAEVDMGLLMGLGYPRFRGGALRYIDNMGVAAFCEMADQYADLGPLYQPTPALREMASQNKTFY